DNA from Bradyrhizobium japonicum USDA 6:
GCGACCTCTGCCGCATCACCATCTACGAGGCCTCCGACCGGCTCGGCGGCAAGATCGTCACGCGCAAATTCGATTCCGCGCCGGCGATGTACGAGGCCGGCGTTGCCGAGATCTACGACTACTCGATGACGGGTCCCGATCCGCTGCGCGAGCTGATCCAGCATTTCGGACTTCAGACCATTCCGATGGATGCCGAGCAGGTGCAGTTCGGCGGCGAGCTCCTCAACGACGTCGCAGGCATGCGCCGCAAATACGGCGCCAAGACTGCGGCGGCGATCGAGGCGTTCCGCACGCGCTGCGCCGAGGCGATGTCGCCGATCGAATATTACGAGGGCGTCGGCGCGCACGACAACGAGAATCCCTGGGCCTACAAGACCGCCGAGCAGGTGCTCGACGAGGAGGTCGAGGACGAAACCGCAAAGCGTTTCTTCAAGGTGATGGCGCGCTCCGACATCGCGACCGAAAGCCACAACACCAACGGGCTCAACGCGCTCAAGAACTACCTGATGGACGTCGACGGCTATATCGGCCTCTATTCCATCCAGAACGGCAACGAGCAGTTGATCGAGTGCCTGCAGTCGGAGGTCAACGCCGACATCCAGCTCAATCACCGCGTGCTCACCGTCGGCAAGGCGCCGGCCGGCCGCTACCAGCTCAAGATGATGAACGGCAAGGGGCCGGAGACGCGCGATTTCGACCTCGTGCTGGTCTGCCTGCCGCATTCGTGGCTCGCGACCATGGGCTGGGAAGGCGAGCAGCTCCGCAAGTCGATGGTCAAGCACGTCTCGTATTTCGATCGCCCCGCGCATTATCTGCGCGTCTCGATCCTGTTCGACACGCCGTTCTGGGGCGAGAAGATTTCCGGCGCCTGGTTCATGTCGGAAGCCTTTGGCGGCTGCTGCGTCTACAACGAGGGCGCGCGCCATGACGTCGGCAAGCACGGCGTGCTGAACTGGCTGATTCCCGGCTCCGACGCGCTGGCCTTCGCCAATCTGTCGGATCAGGAGCTGATCGACGCCGCACTGAAATCGCTGCCCGCCTCGCTCGGCGATGCGCGTTCGCATTTCGTGGAAGGCAAGATCCACCGCTGGCTGTCGTCGGTGAACGCCATCCCCGGCGGTCTGCCCGTGCGCGATGTCATGACCAATCACCGGCCGGAGCCGAAGGAGCATCCCGGCATCGTGGTGGTCGGCGATTATCTGTTCGACTCCACGCTGAACGGTCTGCTCGACTCCTCGGACGCGGCGACCGACATCATCCTGACCGAGATGATGCGCCTGCGCCGCGAGCGCGCACAGGAGGAGGGCGAGCCGGTCCCGGACAAGATCGACCGCGACTATTTCGAGAATTATCGCGGCCTTGGTCCCTATAGCGACGCCTGGCGCCACTTCACCGATCCCGATTATCTGGCCAAGCTGATCGGCATCGTCTGGGGCAAGGCCAAGGGCGCCAAGCTGCTGGTCGCGGGCTCGGCCAGCGGCGAATTGGTCGGCGCGCTGCGCGATCGCGGCATCGATGCCTTCGGCATCGAGAACAACCGCGCCATCCACGCGAGGACGCCGAAGGCGCTGAAGAAGTACAACAAGCTCGGCTCGATCACCGACATGCCATTCAAGGACGGCGCCTTCGACTTCGTGTTCGAGACCAGCCTCTGCCATGTTTCCCCGAAGCAGGTGGTCCGTGCGATCCGCGAGCTGAACCGCGTGGTCAAGACCGGCCTCGTGTTCGGCTCGATCACCTCGGACATGGCTTCGGTGGTGATCGACCGCTACGACCTGCTGCGCGGCGTCAAGAAGCTCGGCACCTGGTGGGAATGGTCCGAGCTGTTCTTCGGCAACGGCTTCGACCTGTCGATGCACCGCAAGGACTGCACCGATGCGCTCTGGGAGGCGACGCTTGCCGCGAACAAGGGCCCGGGCCAGTGGTACGCCGACGCCGACAGCCTGCGTTATTCCTTCTTCGACAAGGTCGAGGATGAGGACGACGACTAGAGACGGGATCGGACCGGCCTAGCCAATTGCTTTGCCGAATTCGTCATGATCGCATAGAATCGGTGCGATAGCGGTTGCCGCTATTTCCTGCTTTCTCCGCGGTCATGCCGGCCGTCAGCATCGGTTGGTTTCATGGCGTCCAAGCCCCTCCCGCCCGACAAACAGAAACTCGCCACGGAAGAGGCGGTCGAGCTCGACGACAAGCTTGTCCCCGTCAAGCCGGACCTCGAAGACGACGAGGACGACGAAGACGAGGAGGATGACGAGCTGGAGCTCGACGACGACGATGAGGACGAGGAGCTCGTCGTCTTTACCGCGCGCGAGGCCGCAGGCGCGCTCGCGACCATCCTGGGTTTCGTCAAGCCGTTCCTGTCCAACTACAAGCGGATGCTGTCATTCGTGGCGTTCGGCGTCTGCGTCGAGACGCTGTTCAACGTCATCATGCCGCTCAGCCTGAAGTACCTGATCGACGACGCGCTCGGCGAGGAGGATTTTCAGGCGCTCTACAAGATCCTCGGCGTGCTCGCGGTCGCCGGCATCTTCACCTCGGTCGTGGCGGTCTGGTACGAGCGCTGGGACGCCAGGCTGGCTGCCTGCATCATCTCCGACGTTCGCAAGCGCCTGTTCGAGCATGTCCAGGACCTGCCGGCGGCCTATTTCGGCCGCACCAAGCGCGGCGAGATCCTGTCGCGCTTTTCCGTCGACCTTTCGGCCTTCGAGGGCTCGGTCAAGACCTTCGCCAACAGTGCGGCGCTGCCGTTCCTGGAATTGATCGCCGGCATCATCCTGATGGTGTTCCTGAACTGGCAGCTCGCCGCGGTCGCGCTGCTGGTGTTCCCGATCACGCTGATCGGGCCGCGCATCCTCACCCCGAAGGCGGTGCAGGCCAATTACGAGCAGAAGCAGAACGAGAGCGCGCTGCTCGGCATGGTGCAGGAGAACGTTGCCGCGCAGGCCGTGATCAAGGCGTTCAGCCTGCAGCGCAAGATGTTCGGCTTCTTCACCTTCCGCAACGACGAGACCCGCCGCAAGATCGCTTCGGCTGCGTTCCTGTCGACCATGGTGGAGCGGACGGTCACCATTTCGGTGCTGCTGCTGCACCTCGTCGTGCTCGCGATCGGCGCGTATCTGGCGACCAAGGGCCAGATCACCATCGGCACCTTCGTCACCTTCGAGAGCGCGTTCTGGGAGGTCTCCTACAACATCGCCCACGTGATGCACTTCATCCCGGTGTCGATCTCCTCGGCCGCCGCGATCCGCCACATGCAGGAGCTGCTGGACGAGCCGACACGCGGCGCCGATCGTCCCGGCGCGCCCGACCTGCCGCGCATCACCAACGACATCACCTTCGACCACGTGACGTTCCAGTACGAAGGCAGTCAGACGCCGGTACTGGACAATCTCAGCCTCAAGCTCAACGCCGGCAAGCGCATCGCCATCGTCGGCCCCTCGGGCTCGGGCAAGAGCACGCTGCTCAATTTGATCCTGCGGCTCTACGTGCCCAACGAGGGGCGCGTCGCCATCGACGGCGTCGACGTCCGCAGGGTGACGCTGGATTCGCTGCGCCGGAGCATGGCGGTGGTGTTCCAGGAGAACATGCTGTTCAACATGTCGATTCGCGAGAACATCCGGCTCGGCAAGGAGGGCGCGACCGACGAGGAGGTGGAGGACGCCGCCAAGAAGGCCGAGATCCACCGCTATATCATGAGCCTGCCGCAGCGCTACGACACGCCGGTCGGCGAGCGCGGCGATACGCTGTCGGGCGGCCAGCGCCAGCGCATCGCGATCGCGCGCGCGGTCATCCGTAACCCTTCCGTGCTGCTGCTGGACGAAGCCACCTCGGCGCTCGACCAGACCACCGAGGCCGCGATCAACCGTACGCTGCTGAAGGTCGCGAAGGGGCGCACCATGATCTGGTCGACCCATCGCCTGACCTCCGTGGTCGAGATGGACGAGATCATCGTGATCTCTGGGGGCAGGGCGATCGAGCGCGGCTCGCATGCCGACCTGCTCGCCAGGAACGGCACCTATCGCAAGCTGTGGAACGACCAGATCCACCAGCCGCATGGCGCCGTGGCTCAGGCCGATGACGACAGCGACGATGACGACGAGGATGAAGACGACCTCGACGAGGATGATGAGGACGAGGACGACGACGACGAGGAGGCGTGACCGAGGAAGTTCGGCTCCAGATGAATTGCTCCGCCGAGCGGCCGCACCAAGCCTTGAACTGACCAAGCGATGAAGCGCGCCCAGCGCAGCGCGGTCCAGTAGGGACTCGTCGCGGTCGAGACTGAGCGGAACTCGAACGCCTTCGCCGCCGACCATTGGTCGCAGGCCCGCTTGACCGGATCGGAGTAGAAGGTGGCGATCTTGTCCGCATCCATCCCGTCGGAGGCGAGCCAATCCGGGATATGGACGTTGCAGAGCCGCTCAACGTCGGTGAAGACCTTGTCGCAGCCGGTGCCGGCGGCGGGGCACGAGGTCGAGAACGCATCGCCCACCAGCACGAGGCCGGGCTGGCCGCTTGCGTCGTTCACATAAAGGTCGACCGGACGGATCTTGATCTCGCCGGCGATGTCGAAGGCGCCGGTGATGCGCTTGAGCCGGGGCAGGGCGGCGTCCAGCGTCTCGGCTGGCGCGCGGCGCAGCTCGCGCAGCCAAGGGTCGTCGAAGCCGCGATAGACGAACAGATTGGCGCGCATCCGCGGACCGGTCGGAAACAGCGTGATGTAGGGGATTCGGTCGCTCGGCCGTTCCGAGAAATAGGTCAGCGCCGGGAAGTCGAACGAATTCCGCCCCGCCGGCACCACGTCGAATCCGACCGAGATCGAATGGCAGGCGCTGATGACTTTTCGCGCGATGCCGAGCTGGTGGCGCAGGCCGACGTTCAGGCCGTTGGCGAGCACGACGAGTCGGGCCGAGATCGTCTCCTCATTGGAGAGCGTGATCTTTTGGCGCTCCGGGCTCGTCGAGAGCGAGACCGCCTTGGCGCAGATGCGCTCGACGCCGGCAGGAATCTCGTCGCGGACCGCGTTGACGAGCGAATCGTAAAGGATGTTGAATTGCCGACTCGGCGCCTTGTCGAGCAAACGGCCGAAGCGGGCGATCCAGTTTTCGCCGGCAAAGGTTGCGCGGCGCAGCACTGATTCTCCGATTCCGGTCTTCAGGAATCGCTCGAGCTGGACGTGACCACTGAGTTTTTCGACTCGAAAGTCCGCCGGATAGCTCTCATGCGGGTCGATCAATACCGTCGAAATGCCGGCGCGGCCGAGCATTGCGGCGGCGGTCGAACCGGACAATCCCCCGCCGATAATGGCAATGTCGGTGTACCGCATGGTGCAAATCTCTGCCGCAGGCGGCAGATTGACGCATCAACAGGAAAAAAAGCCTTAGCAAGGGTTATAAAAGTACATTTTGCCCGGATATAAATTGTCTCTGGGCTGGTGGAACAGACGTCCGGTCCCCATATCCGACAGGCGTGGTGAGTGCGGGCAAACAGCGATTTCGTCAGGTGGCAGAAGCGTTTTCTGACTGTCGTTTCACCTTGACTTGGCCGACTCTCACTTATAGAAAGCGCCTCACTTAACGACAGGCGGTGAGCATCGCCAGCGTCGGAACGGGCCACCCGTTGATCCGCAAGGATTAGATCTCCAGGGATCGCTAAGACGGGCACCAACCTCGACGAATGCCGCTCAAACGCTGTCGATCATAGCTAGGCAATGCCAGTGCGATTTTAGGTCTCTTGAGCTCGTTCTCTTGAGACCGAATTCGGATGCATGACCTCGGTGCGCGGGCCGCAGCTTTATGCTGATTGGCCTGAAACTGCGGTCCTCTGTGGCGTCGTAACGCTTTCCGCTCGGTGATGGAGCGGTTGGCGCAATTTCGCTTTGTGCGGATTATTCCGTGCGAGGCGACCTCGTCGGGTGGGTGGCCCGAAAAGAATTGCGGTTCCGGCAACGGGCCGCGCCAAGACAGCGGGCCCGGAAGGGGCCGCGGCAGAACAAAGGGTAAGGCCAGGATGCCGACGATCAACCAGCTGATCGCTCAACCGCGTGAAGTGCAGAAGTCGCGCAAGAAGGTGCCGGCGCTGCAGCAGTCGCCGCAGAAGCGTGGTGTTTGCACCCGCGTCTACACCACGACCCCGAAGAAGCCGAACTCGGCGCTTCGTAAGGTCGCCAAGGTGCGCCTGACGAACGGCTTCGAGGTGATCGGCTACATCCCCGGCGAAGGTCATAACCTCCAGGAGCACTCGGTGGTCATGATCCGCGGCGGCCGCGTCAAGGACTTGCCCGGCGTGCGCTACCACATCCTCCGCGGCGTTCTGGATACCCAGGGCGTCAAGAACCGTAAGCAGCGTCGTTCGAAGTACGGCGCCAAGCGTCCGAAGTAAGCGGGAACCAGCTCAATGTCTCGTCGCCACTCAGCGGAAAAGCGCGAAGTTCTCCCGGATCCGAAGTTCGGGAACATCATCGTCACGAAGTTCATGAACTCGGTGATGTACGCCGGCAAGAAGTCGGTCGCCGAAGGCATCGTCTACGGTGCGTTTGGCATCATCGAAACCAAGACCAAGCAGAACCCGCTCGGCGTGTTCGAGCAGGCGCTCGAGAACGTCATGCCGACGATCGAGGTTCGCTCCCGCCGCGTCGGCGGCGCGACCTACCAGGTTCCGGTCGAAGTTCGCTCCACCCGCCGGCAGGCGCTGGGCATCCGCTGGCTGATCTCGGCCGCGCGCGAGCGCAACGAGAAGACGATGACCGAGCGGCTCTCGGCCGAGCTCCTGGACGCATCGAACAACCGCGGGAACGCCGTCAAGAAGCGTGAAGACGTGCACCGGATGGCGGAAGCCAACCGCGCCTTCTCGCACTATCGCTGGTAACGGCGAAACAAACGGACTCGCAAGGAACAGCCCATGCCCCGCCAACATGCCATCGAGGACTACCGTAACTTCGGTATCATGGCGCATATCGACGCCGGCAAGACGACGACGACCGAGCGCATCCTCTATTACACCGGCAAGAGCCACAAGATCGGCGAAGTGCACGAAGGTGCCGCGACGATGGACTGGATGGAGCAGGAGCAGGAGCGTGGCATCACGATCACCTCGGCTGCGACCACTGCGTTCTGGGCCGGTAAGCGCCTGAACATCATCGACACCCCCGGCCACGTCGACTTCACCATCGAAGTCGAGCGTTCGCTGCGCGTGCTCGACGGCGCCGTCTGCGTTCTCGACTCGAACCAGGGCGTCGAGCCCCAGACCGAGACCGTCTGGCGCCAGGGCGACAAGTACAAGGTTCCGCGCATCGTCTTCGCCAACAAGATGGACAAGACCGGCGCCGACTTCTTCAAGTGTCTGTCCGACATCGTCGACCGCCTCGGCGCCAAGCCGATCGCGATCCAGCTTCCGATCGGTGCCGAGAACAACTTCAAGGGGCTCGTCGACCTCGTGAAGATGAAAGGCATCGTCTGGAACGATGAATCGCTCGGTGCGAAGTTCGACTATGTCGACATCCCGGAAGATCTCGTCGAGCAGGCCAAGGAATACCGCGAGAAGATGGTGGAAGCCGCCGTCGAGCTCGACGATGACGCATTGGCCGCCTTCCTCGACGGCAACGAGCCGGACGAAGCGACGCTGAAGCGGCTGATCCGCAAGGCGGTGCTGACCGGTGCGTTCTATCCCGTGCTGTGCGGCTCGGCCTTCAAGAACAAGGGCGTGCAGCCGCTGCTCGATGCCGTCGTCGACTATCTGCCGTCGCCGATCGACGTGCCCGCGATCAAGGGCACTGACGACCACGGCAACGAGGTCGTGCGCAAGGCCGACGACAAGGAGCCGCTCGCGCTGCTCGCGTTCAAGATCATGGACGACCCGTTCGTCGGCACCATCACCTTCTGCCGCATCTACTCGGGCATCCTGCAGAGCGGCACCGGCGTCGTGAACTCGACGCGCGAGAAGAAGGAGCGCATCGGGCGCATGCTGCTGATGCATGCGAACAACCGCGAGGACATCAAGGAAGCCTATGCCGGCGACATCGTCGCGCTGGCCGGCCTGAAGGAAGCGCGCACCGGTGACACGCTGTGCGATCCCGACAAGCAGGTGATCCTGGAGAAGATGGAATTCCCCGAGCCGGTCATCGAGATCGCGATCGAGCCGAAGTCCAAGGCCGACCAGGAAAAGCTGGGCGTGGCGCTGGCGAAGCTCGCCGCGGAGGATCCGTCCTTCCGCGTGTCGACCGACCAGGAGTCCGGCCAGACCATCCTCAAGGGCATGGGCGAACTCCATCTCGACATCAAGGTCGACATCCTCAAGCGTACCTACAAGGTCGACGCCAACATCGGCGCGCCGCAGGTTGCGTTCCGGGAGCGCGTCACCAAGAAGGCCGAGGTCAAGTACACCCACAAGAAGCAGACCGGCGGTACCGGTCAGTTCGCGGAAGTGTCGATCGTGGTCGAGCCGAACGAACCCGGCAAGGGCTACGAGTTCGAGTCCAAGATCGTCGGCGGTGCGGTTCCGAAGGAATACATCCCCGGCGTCGAAAAGGGCCTCAACAGCGTGATGAGCTCTGGTGTCGTCGCGGGCTTCCCCGTGGTCGACGTCAAGGTTCAGCTCGTCGACGGCAAGTACCACGACGTCGACTCGTCGGCGCTCGCCTTCGAAATCGCATCGCGTGCGGCATTCCGCGAAGCGCTGCAGAAGGGCAAGTCCGTCCTGCTCGAACCGATCATGAAGGTCGAAGTGGTGACCCCGGAAGACTACACCGGCTCGGTCATCGGCGACCTGAATTCCCGGCGCGGTCAGATCCAGGGCCAGGACATGCGCGGCAACGCCAACGTCATCAACGCGATGGTGCCGCTCATGAACATGTTCGGGTACGTGAACAACCTGCGCTCGATGAGCCAGGGTCGCGCGACCTTCACCATGCAGTTCGACCACTACGCAGAAGCGCCGGCCAACGTGTCGGCAGAAGTCCAGAAGAAGTTTGCCTGATTGTCGTCGGTCCAGAGCTGACGATTGAACGGAGAGTCAAATGGCCAAAGCAAAGTTTGAACGTAACAAGCCGCACTGCAACATCGGCACCATCGGTCACGTCGACCATGGCAAGACGTCGCTGACGGCGGCGATCACCAAGATCCTCGCCGAGACCGGCGGTGCGACGTTCACCGCGTACGACCAGATCGACAAGGCGCCGGAAGAGAAGGCGCGCGGCATCACCATCTCGACCGCGCACGTCGAGTATGAGACGCAGAACCGCCACTACGCCCACGTCGACTGCCCCGGCCACGCCGACTACGTGAAGAACATGATCACCGGCGCCGCCCAGATGGACGGTGCGATCCTGGTCGTGTCGGCCGCTGACGGCCCGATGCCGCAGACCCGCGAGCACATCCTGCTCGCCCGCCAGGTCGGCGTGCCCGCGCTCGTCGTGTTCCTCAACAAGTGCGACATGGTCGACGATCCGGAGCTCCTCGAGCTCGTCGAGCTCGAAGTCCGCGAGCTGCTCTCGAAGTACGACTTCCCGGGCGACAAGATCCCGATCATCAAGGGTTCGGCGCTCGCCGCTCTCGAAGATTCCGACAAGAAGCTCGGCCACGAGGCCATCCTCGAGCTGATGAAGAACGTCGACTCGTACATCCCGCAGCCGGAGCGTCCGGTCGACCAGCCCTTCCTGATGCCGGTTGAAGACGTGTTCTCGATCTCGGGCCGCGGCACCGTCGTGACCGGCCGTGTCGAGCGCGGCATCGTCAAGGTCGGCGAGGAAATCGAGATCGTCGGTCTGCGCGCCACGCAGAAGACCACGGTCACGGGCGTCGAAATGTTCCGCAAGCTGCTCGATCAGGGCCAGGCCGGCGACAACATCGGCGCGCTGCTCCGCGGCACCAAGCGCGAGGACGTCGAGCGTGGCCAGGTGCTGTGCAAGCCGGGTTCGGTCAAGCCGCACACCAAGTTCAAGGCTGAGGCCTACATCCTCACCAAGGAAGAGGGCGGCCGCCACACCCCGTTCTTCACCAACTACCGTCCGCAGTTCTACTTCCGCACCACCGACGTGACCGGTGTCGTGCATCTGCCGGAAGGCACCGAGATGGTGATGCCGGGCGACAACATCGCGATGGAAGTGCACCTGATCGTGCCGATCGCGATGGAAGAGAAGCTCCGCTTCGCGATCCGCGAAGGCGGCCGCACCGTCGGCGCCGGCGTCGTCGCCTCGATCATCGAGTAACAAGCGAATAGGGAATGGTGAGTGGCGAATAGGGAATTCTATTCGCTACTCGCTACTCGCCACTCACTAGAGAAAGCACGGCAATGAACGGCCAAAACATTCGTATCCGTCTCAAGGCGTTCGACCATCGTATCCTCGATACGTCGACCCGCGAGATCGTGAACACGGCGAAGCGCACCGGTGCGCAGGTCCGCGGACCCATCCCGCTGCCCACCCGCATCGAGAAGTTCACCGTCAACCGTTCGCCGCACGTCGACAAGAAGAGCCGCGAGCAGTTCGAGATGCGTACCCACAAGCGCCTGCTCGATATCGTCGATCCGACCCCGCAGACCGTCGATGCTTTGATGAAGCTCGACCTGGCCGCCGGTGTCGACGTCGAGATCAAGCTCTAAGATTTTTGGATCACGTTCGCGACTAGCGGACAGAAAGAACAGGAAGCACGCCGATGCGCTCCGGAGTGATCGCACAAAAGGTCGGGATGACGCGGGTCTTTACAGAGGCCGGCGAACATATCCCCGTGACCGTGCTGAAGCTCGGCAATTGCCAGGTCGTAGGCCACCGCACTGAAGAGAAGAACGGTTATGTCGCGCTCCAGCTTGGTTCTGGCAGCCGCAAGACCGTGTACATGCCCAAGGCTGAGCGCGGCCAGTTCGCGGTCGCCAAGGTCGAGCCGAAGCGGCAGGTCGAGGAGTTCCGCGTCTCTGCGGATGCCATGATCCCCGTTGGCGCCGAGATCCTCGCCGACCACTTCGTCGTCGGCCAGTTCGTCGACGTCACCGGCACCTCGGTCGGTAAGGGTTTCGCCGGCGGCATGAAGCGCTGGAACTTCGGCGGTCTGCGCGCCACGCACGGTGTGTCGATCTCGCACCGCTCGATCGGTTCGACCGGCGGCCGTCAGGACCCCGGCAAGACCTGGAAGAACAAGAAGATGCCCGGCCATATGGGTGTCGACCGCATCACCACGCTCAACCTTCGAGTCGTTCAGCTCGATGTCGAGCGCGGCCTGATCCTCGTCGAAGGCGCCGTTCCCGGCTCCAAGGGCGGCTGGATCCGTGTGCGCGACGCTGTCAAGAAGCCGCTGCCGAAGGAAGCT
Protein-coding regions in this window:
- a CDS encoding FAD-dependent oxidoreductase — protein: MLDLAIVGGGPGGLMSAWYLKRKLGDLCRITIYEASDRLGGKIVTRKFDSAPAMYEAGVAEIYDYSMTGPDPLRELIQHFGLQTIPMDAEQVQFGGELLNDVAGMRRKYGAKTAAAIEAFRTRCAEAMSPIEYYEGVGAHDNENPWAYKTAEQVLDEEVEDETAKRFFKVMARSDIATESHNTNGLNALKNYLMDVDGYIGLYSIQNGNEQLIECLQSEVNADIQLNHRVLTVGKAPAGRYQLKMMNGKGPETRDFDLVLVCLPHSWLATMGWEGEQLRKSMVKHVSYFDRPAHYLRVSILFDTPFWGEKISGAWFMSEAFGGCCVYNEGARHDVGKHGVLNWLIPGSDALAFANLSDQELIDAALKSLPASLGDARSHFVEGKIHRWLSSVNAIPGGLPVRDVMTNHRPEPKEHPGIVVVGDYLFDSTLNGLLDSSDAATDIILTEMMRLRRERAQEEGEPVPDKIDRDYFENYRGLGPYSDAWRHFTDPDYLAKLIGIVWGKAKGAKLLVAGSASGELVGALRDRGIDAFGIENNRAIHARTPKALKKYNKLGSITDMPFKDGAFDFVFETSLCHVSPKQVVRAIRELNRVVKTGLVFGSITSDMASVVIDRYDLLRGVKKLGTWWEWSELFFGNGFDLSMHRKDCTDALWEATLAANKGPGQWYADADSLRYSFFDKVEDEDDD
- a CDS encoding ABC transporter ATP-binding protein yields the protein MASKPLPPDKQKLATEEAVELDDKLVPVKPDLEDDEDDEDEEDDELELDDDDEDEELVVFTAREAAGALATILGFVKPFLSNYKRMLSFVAFGVCVETLFNVIMPLSLKYLIDDALGEEDFQALYKILGVLAVAGIFTSVVAVWYERWDARLAACIISDVRKRLFEHVQDLPAAYFGRTKRGEILSRFSVDLSAFEGSVKTFANSAALPFLELIAGIILMVFLNWQLAAVALLVFPITLIGPRILTPKAVQANYEQKQNESALLGMVQENVAAQAVIKAFSLQRKMFGFFTFRNDETRRKIASAAFLSTMVERTVTISVLLLHLVVLAIGAYLATKGQITIGTFVTFESAFWEVSYNIAHVMHFIPVSISSAAAIRHMQELLDEPTRGADRPGAPDLPRITNDITFDHVTFQYEGSQTPVLDNLSLKLNAGKRIAIVGPSGSGKSTLLNLILRLYVPNEGRVAIDGVDVRRVTLDSLRRSMAVVFQENMLFNMSIRENIRLGKEGATDEEVEDAAKKAEIHRYIMSLPQRYDTPVGERGDTLSGGQRQRIAIARAVIRNPSVLLLDEATSALDQTTEAAINRTLLKVAKGRTMIWSTHRLTSVVEMDEIIVISGGRAIERGSHADLLARNGTYRKLWNDQIHQPHGAVAQADDDSDDDDEDEDDLDEDDEDEDDDDEEA
- a CDS encoding FAD-dependent oxidoreductase, with translation MRYTDIAIIGGGLSGSTAAAMLGRAGISTVLIDPHESYPADFRVEKLSGHVQLERFLKTGIGESVLRRATFAGENWIARFGRLLDKAPSRQFNILYDSLVNAVRDEIPAGVERICAKAVSLSTSPERQKITLSNEETISARLVVLANGLNVGLRHQLGIARKVISACHSISVGFDVVPAGRNSFDFPALTYFSERPSDRIPYITLFPTGPRMRANLFVYRGFDDPWLRELRRAPAETLDAALPRLKRITGAFDIAGEIKIRPVDLYVNDASGQPGLVLVGDAFSTSCPAAGTGCDKVFTDVERLCNVHIPDWLASDGMDADKIATFYSDPVKRACDQWSAAKAFEFRSVSTATSPYWTALRWARFIAWSVQGLVRPLGGAIHLEPNFLGHASSSSSSSSSSSSSRSSSSSSSSSLSSSA
- the rpsL gene encoding 30S ribosomal protein S12, with the protein product MPTINQLIAQPREVQKSRKKVPALQQSPQKRGVCTRVYTTTPKKPNSALRKVAKVRLTNGFEVIGYIPGEGHNLQEHSVVMIRGGRVKDLPGVRYHILRGVLDTQGVKNRKQRRSKYGAKRPK
- the rpsG gene encoding 30S ribosomal protein S7; translated protein: MSRRHSAEKREVLPDPKFGNIIVTKFMNSVMYAGKKSVAEGIVYGAFGIIETKTKQNPLGVFEQALENVMPTIEVRSRRVGGATYQVPVEVRSTRRQALGIRWLISAARERNEKTMTERLSAELLDASNNRGNAVKKREDVHRMAEANRAFSHYRW
- the fusA gene encoding elongation factor G; the protein is MPRQHAIEDYRNFGIMAHIDAGKTTTTERILYYTGKSHKIGEVHEGAATMDWMEQEQERGITITSAATTAFWAGKRLNIIDTPGHVDFTIEVERSLRVLDGAVCVLDSNQGVEPQTETVWRQGDKYKVPRIVFANKMDKTGADFFKCLSDIVDRLGAKPIAIQLPIGAENNFKGLVDLVKMKGIVWNDESLGAKFDYVDIPEDLVEQAKEYREKMVEAAVELDDDALAAFLDGNEPDEATLKRLIRKAVLTGAFYPVLCGSAFKNKGVQPLLDAVVDYLPSPIDVPAIKGTDDHGNEVVRKADDKEPLALLAFKIMDDPFVGTITFCRIYSGILQSGTGVVNSTREKKERIGRMLLMHANNREDIKEAYAGDIVALAGLKEARTGDTLCDPDKQVILEKMEFPEPVIEIAIEPKSKADQEKLGVALAKLAAEDPSFRVSTDQESGQTILKGMGELHLDIKVDILKRTYKVDANIGAPQVAFRERVTKKAEVKYTHKKQTGGTGQFAEVSIVVEPNEPGKGYEFESKIVGGAVPKEYIPGVEKGLNSVMSSGVVAGFPVVDVKVQLVDGKYHDVDSSALAFEIASRAAFREALQKGKSVLLEPIMKVEVVTPEDYTGSVIGDLNSRRGQIQGQDMRGNANVINAMVPLMNMFGYVNNLRSMSQGRATFTMQFDHYAEAPANVSAEVQKKFA
- the tuf gene encoding elongation factor Tu gives rise to the protein MAKAKFERNKPHCNIGTIGHVDHGKTSLTAAITKILAETGGATFTAYDQIDKAPEEKARGITISTAHVEYETQNRHYAHVDCPGHADYVKNMITGAAQMDGAILVVSAADGPMPQTREHILLARQVGVPALVVFLNKCDMVDDPELLELVELEVRELLSKYDFPGDKIPIIKGSALAALEDSDKKLGHEAILELMKNVDSYIPQPERPVDQPFLMPVEDVFSISGRGTVVTGRVERGIVKVGEEIEIVGLRATQKTTVTGVEMFRKLLDQGQAGDNIGALLRGTKREDVERGQVLCKPGSVKPHTKFKAEAYILTKEEGGRHTPFFTNYRPQFYFRTTDVTGVVHLPEGTEMVMPGDNIAMEVHLIVPIAMEEKLRFAIREGGRTVGAGVVASIIE
- the rpsJ gene encoding 30S ribosomal protein S10 — translated: MNGQNIRIRLKAFDHRILDTSTREIVNTAKRTGAQVRGPIPLPTRIEKFTVNRSPHVDKKSREQFEMRTHKRLLDIVDPTPQTVDALMKLDLAAGVDVEIKL
- the rplC gene encoding 50S ribosomal protein L3, which produces MRSGVIAQKVGMTRVFTEAGEHIPVTVLKLGNCQVVGHRTEEKNGYVALQLGSGSRKTVYMPKAERGQFAVAKVEPKRQVEEFRVSADAMIPVGAEILADHFVVGQFVDVTGTSVGKGFAGGMKRWNFGGLRATHGVSISHRSIGSTGGRQDPGKTWKNKKMPGHMGVDRITTLNLRVVQLDVERGLILVEGAVPGSKGGWIRVRDAVKKPLPKEAPKPGKFKVAGEADAAPAAQEA